CTTCACATGGCATTTTCCATCGGCTTGAATTGGACTTATACTGATAAATAAAAAAATCCGCTGTTTCGATCGAAACAGCGGATTTTTGACTTCATAAAAAGACTTCACTATATAATCAGGCTCAATTGCCACTGATCCATAACTTGAACTTTTGTCCGTTTCAGCATCCAGACCTGATAGATTATACATACGACTTCCGATATCACAAAACCATACCAGACCAGGTCCAAACCACCTATCTGCGCCAATAGAAATGATATCGGTAAAAGACAGATTATTTGTCTGATAAAAGAAGCGATCATACTGACATAGGCTTTGCCCATTGCCTGAAAAGCAGTACTGATCATAATCGATACTCCTGCAATCGGGAAACCCAGACTAATGCTTCTAAAACAGTGAACAGCAATTTCACGCATTTCATCCGAAGGATTAAATGGAATCAACAGCTGTTGGGGGAAAATCCAGAAAATAATCATTCCCACAAGCATAATCGCCAGTGCCGTAATTGATGCCACTTTCAAGGTCTCATTAAATCGTTTCTGATTTTTGGCTCCAAAATTATAGCCAAAAATTGGCATGGCACCTTGACCCAAACCAAAGACTGGCATAAAGATAAAGGATTGAATCCGGAAATAGACACCAAATACAGCTACTGCCGACATGCCAAATCCAGCCAGTATCAGATTATAACCCGTGATCATAACTGATCCCAGCCCCTGCATGATAGCCGCCGGAAGGCCGACAACCACAATATCTCTGATCATTGCCGATTGATAAGAAAATTTTCTAAAATCCAATTTCAACAGATTATTTTTTCCTTTAAAAACAACCAGCAAAATATAGATCATAGCCAGAATCTGACCAATAATCGTTGCAATTGCGGCACCCTTTACACCCATTGCCGGCAGACCCATGAGTCCAAAAATCAGAATGGGGTCTAAGATAATATTGCTGATCGCCCCAATCATCTGGCCGATCATTGGTTTGACCATCTCACCGCTCCCCTGCAGTGTCGCGAAACCCGCCTGAGTTAGGATACTTCCAAAACAAAAGATCGTCACAACCATGATGTAATCACGCCCCTGGCTGATAATTCCAGCATCATCTGTAAAGAGAGCGATAAATGGTTCTGCCACTAAATAGCCCATAACCCCTAATGCCACAGCCAAAATGACAGCTACCAGAAAACCATGTTCAGCAACATTTTCAGCCTGAGCTTTTTTATGTTCACCCAACCGTCTGGAAATGGCTGAATTGATCCCCACTCCCATTCCGACAAAACATGAAATGATAATAATCTGAACTGGAAAAGCAAGTGACACAGCCGTTAAGGCAGATTCACCCAATTGAGCGACAAAAATACTATCCACAACATTATATAGGGCCTGAATCACCATTGAAAGCATTGCTGGCAGCGACATAGATAAGAGAAGTCTTGGGATGGGCATAACTCCCAGTTTATTCTCAGTTCTTTTCATTCATTACTCCAAAGTTTAATTGTTTATTTTTTCTTTTTCTTTTTTGAAACTTCTACTGTGACCTTATGTTCTTTAATGGTTTTTCCGTTTAGTTTCTTTTCAACTTTCTTGGCCA
This genomic interval from Eubacteriaceae bacterium ES3 contains the following:
- a CDS encoding MATE family efflux transporter; this encodes MKRTENKLGVMPIPRLLLSMSLPAMLSMVIQALYNVVDSIFVAQLGESALTAVSLAFPVQIIIISCFVGMGVGINSAISRRLGEHKKAQAENVAEHGFLVAVILAVALGVMGYLVAEPFIALFTDDAGIISQGRDYIMVVTIFCFGSILTQAGFATLQGSGEMVKPMIGQMIGAISNIILDPILIFGLMGLPAMGVKGAAIATIIGQILAMIYILLVVFKGKNNLLKLDFRKFSYQSAMIRDIVVVGLPAAIMQGLGSVMITGYNLILAGFGMSAVAVFGVYFRIQSFIFMPVFGLGQGAMPIFGYNFGAKNQKRFNETLKVASITALAIMLVGMIIFWIFPQQLLIPFNPSDEMREIAVHCFRSISLGFPIAGVSIMISTAFQAMGKAYVSMIASFIRQIICLLPISFLLAQIGGLDLVWYGFVISEVVCIIYQVWMLKRTKVQVMDQWQLSLII